One window of the Zygotorulaspora mrakii chromosome 6, complete sequence genome contains the following:
- the YCX1 gene encoding Ycx1p (similar to Saccharomyces cerevisiae YDL206W; ancestral locus Anc_8.458) — translation MHKHLRWAITTTFYSVQLIILYHSLNNETIWILIVEPFILIECFIALGLIASDYLTPSLSRISKDILQISDKVSGLTLLSLGNSIPDITSTYQAMSTGATSLALGELLGGIFFLMTVVLGIMAFIKPIKLRKSMILLSDNTGTQYFDINETPGVSYSRADFYQDILMFGALVLMSGLFLADGRLMFWECITMVLAYSLYTSFLILQNRTSICIEESFDNRASCRDEIESLSAIISNSGLANNDEQNILLFNNGVNRRRANIRSGIRHYLRSRYHGWVKITLSDCLEIWENEANLNRNKNDRAEENSIVSAEDQIYVESFAPPRRATSLRDVDRTDQISIIYGLALDNKKSVEERDATTNTPGFDNPQELTVPMRPKTQKSLSCDCIPNLPRYRDDESNFDSHIERTSLCSTKDEALPTWPQRLMLPQYISDEAMYLPVTEYLALLFTTPPTIVLSCLIPYLGHIKCCGKLHVLEVVRLTMAPIYLNVLFSGSVSIWTLAISGLLGGTLIYRYFTSQVRTNEHIVAVAGFLLSLSMIYLCVHIVVRMLTDWSTKLDISPSILGLTFFAWGNSMGDLVSNVIFADIGVIELALGACFGSPLLYFVFGVGINGIFLLLRQKKQMQKSIFKSHLSYVIDPSLEYTALGIVLAFLIFLIAVPFNNWRIDKRISILLLLLYAAVTIVNVLQEIK, via the coding sequence ATGCATAAGCATTTGCGGTGGGCCATTACAACAACCTTTTACTCGGTTCAGCTGATAATACTATACCACTCATTAAATAATGAAACGATATGGATTTTGATAGTTGAACCATTCATATTAATTGAATGTTTCATAGCATTAGGATTAATAGCATCGGACTATCTAACTCCTTCGCTATCTCGAATATCAAAGGatattcttcaaatatccGATAAAGTATCTGGTTTGACATTGCTTTCATTGGGTAACTCAATACCTGATATCACAAGCACTTACCAGGCTATGAGTACAGGAGCGACATCGCTTGCTCTAGGTGAACTGCTTGGGGGCATATTCTTTCTAATGACAGTGGTTCTAGGAATAATGGCATTTATCAAACCGATAAAACTTAGAAAGAGCATGATTTTGCTATCAGATAATACTGGGActcaatattttgatatcaatgaaACTCCTGGAGTTTCCTACAGTCGGGCAGATTTTTATCAAGATATACTTATGTTTGGAGCTCTGGTTTTGATGTCTGGGCTCTTCCTAGCCGATGGCCGATTGATGTTCTGGGAATGTATTACTATGGTTCTCGCATATTCCCTCTACACAAGCTTCCTTATTCTACAAAATAGAACTTCGATTTGTATTGAGGAGTCGTTTGATAACAGGGCCAGTTGCAGGGATGAGATTGAAAGCTTGTCGGCAATAATAAGCAATTCTGGACTCgcaaataatgatgaaCAAAACATTTTACTTTTCAATAACGGAGTCAATAGAAGAAGAGCAAACATAAGATCGGGAATACGCCATTACCTTAGATCGAGATATCATGGATGGGTCAAAATAACGCTAAGTGATTGTTTAGAAATCTGGGAAAATGAGGCCAATTTAAACAGAAACAAGAACGATAGAGCTGAAGAGAACAGCATAGTATCAGCAGAAGATCAAATTTATGTGGAAAGTTTTGCACCACCTAGAAGAGCGACTTCTTTACGAGACGTTGATAGGACGGACCAGATTTCAATTATTTATGGACTAGCTTTAGACAACAAGAAAAGTGTAGAGGAACGTGATGCTACAACGAATACTCCCGGTTTTGACAACCCCCAGGAACTGACGGTTCCTATGAGACCTAAAACGCAGAAATCGTTAAGTTGTGATTGCATTCCAAATCTCCCGCGCTACCGAGATGATGAAAGCAATTTTGATTCCCATATAGAGCGGACTTCTTTATGTTCGACAAAAGATGAAGCACTTCCTACATGGCCTCAAAGGCTAATGCTTCCGCAATATATATCGGATGAAGCCATGTATCTACCAGTCACCGAGTATCTGGCGTTGCTATTCACTACTCCTCCCACAATAGTTTTGAGCTGCCTAATACCATACCTCGGGCATATCAAATGCTGCGGTAAGCTACATGTTCTTGAAGTAGTTAGGTTGACAATGGCGCCTATTTATCTCAACGTTCTTTTTTCTGGATCGGTATCCATATGGACTCTAGCTATTTCAGGTCTTCTCGGTGGGACGCTCATTTATAGATATTTCACGTCGCAGGTACGAACTAATGAGCACATCGTGGCAGTGGCAGGGTTTCTTTTATCTTTATCGATGATCTACTTATGTGTCCATATTGTCGTTAGAATGTTGACAGATTGGTCAACTAAGCTGGATATTTCTCCCTCCATATTAGGTCTTACATTCTTTGCGTGGGGTAATTCGATGGGTGATTTAGTCTCAAATGTAATATTCGCGGATATTGGCGTCATAGAATTAGCTCTGGGTGCATGTTTTGGAAGTCCATTACtctattttgtttttggagTTGGTATCAATGGGATTTTTCTATTACTTCGACAAAAGAAGCAAATGCAAAAatctattttcaaaagccaCTTGAGTTATGTCATCGATCCAAGTCTTGAATATACTGCATTGGGTATAGTTTTAgcttttctcatttttctcattgCAGTTCCATTCAACAATTGGCGAATAGACAAAAGAATCAGTATCcttttgttgttgttgtatGCAGCAGTCACAATTGTGAATGTTCTTCAAGAAatcaaatag
- the PRP42 gene encoding mRNA splicing protein PRP42 (similar to Saccharomyces cerevisiae PRP42 (YDR235W); ancestral locus Anc_8.457) — MDKFTGIISDEKFSKISLAVAQYPKSLVHWEELLNYLISNSLPLNRSLDHRLYELIETTYDSMLSHFPYTENYYIDHALFQYKLGKVSKMHAVYQQGLKVFSYRSLHLWISYLKLCNEVVTSNKLLFQKYETAEKYIGLHYFSGEFWDLYLQQIQERCQRKERYFIILRKVLEIPLHSFSRFYAAWLRHIEEVQDVSQLNSFSSNEDLMKKLKIDVTYRGRKGPYLIECKKLLKKFTKELYMVVQYQVLEIYSLFESKLKTHYYSGPATLLPAVEVEIWDKYLDYTMSQRLDSLTHLNFQRALLPFAHYDIFWLKYANWLIDYSDDIASARNILIKGLSMSSKKNAIAKLLYATLCRLNDYDFLALIFEQHEDAHGDHIENVDDFEVFWDYVQFQTFCSSVTKSRYSKSELHSFMTPNVLDVILKRLSLQESKIDQLLLLSSILQLQTKSNTTFIEEKIFKHIIRSNWEFFLQNGQFWSLYSRLTFFNSSLSYLEKRRHIVKNIWLQGKRYNIKNLEPLREFCQSYLPEDIDALEEIFET; from the coding sequence ATGGATAAATTCACTGGAATAATCAGcgatgaaaagttttccaaGATAAGTTTGGCTGTTGCTCAATATCCCAAAAGTTTGGTACATTGGGAAGAACTTTTGAACTATCTCATCTCTAACTCGCTTCCTCTCAATAGGTCCTTAGATCACAGGTTGTACGAATTGATTGAGACCACATACGATTCCATGCTCTCTCATTTTCCTTACACGGAGAACTATTATATTGACCACGCTTTATTTCAGTATAAATTGGGAAAGGTGTCTAAAATGCACGCCGTTTATCAGCAAGGGCTTAAAGTTTTCAGTTACCGATCACTACACCTTTGGATATCATATTTGAAGCTCTGTAATGAAGTTGTTACAAGTAACAAACTgttatttcaaaaatatgagACGGCAGAGAAGTATATTGGACTTCATTACTTTAGTGGGGAGTTTTGGGATCTCTATTTGCAGCAAATACAGGAAAGATGTCAAAGGAAGGAGCGATACTTTATCATACTTCGAAAAGTTTTAGAGATACCTTTGCATTCTTTCAGCAGATTTTATGCCGCATGGTTGCGCCATATCGAAGAAGTTCAGGACGTGAGCCAACTAAACAGTTTTAGTTCCAACGAAGatctgatgaagaaattaaaGATTGATGTCACTTATCGTGGTAGAAAGGGCCCTTATCTTATTGAATGTaagaaattattgaaaaaatttacTAAGGAGCTTTACATGGTTGTTCAATATCAAGTGCTCGAAatatattctcttttcgAATCAAAGCTTAAAACGCATTATTATAGTGGCCCTGCCACGCTGCTGCCTGCtgttgaagttgaaataTGGGATAAATATTTGGATTACACTATGTCACAACGGCTTGATTCATTGACTCATCTTAACTTTCAAAGAGCATTACTGCCTTTTGCACATTATGATATATTCTGGCTTAAATATGCAAATTGGCTTATAGATTACAGTGACGACATAGCTAGCGCTAGAAACATTTTAATCAAAGGGTTGTCAatgtcttcaaaaaaaaatgcaatcGCAAAACTACTTTATGCCACACTCTGCAGATTAAATGATTATGACTTTCTAGCACTGATATTTGAACAACACGAAGATGCTCATGGTGACCACATTGAAAACGtggatgattttgaagtcTTTTGGGACtatgttcaatttcagacGTTTTGTAGTAGCGTTACAAAAAGCAGATATTCGAAATCTGAATTACATTCTTTCATGACACCTAACGTTTTGGATGTCATTTTAAAACGGCTGAGTTTGCAGGAGTCCAAAATTGATCAACTTCTTCTATTGTCCTCAATTCTCCAACTCCAAACAAAAAGTAACACGACATTCATcgaggaaaaaatttttaaacaTATTATTAGATCTAATTGGGAGTTTTTCTTGCAAAATGGACAGTTCTGGTCGTTATATTCTCGAttgacttttttcaattcttccttGTCTTACCTAGAAAAGAGACGCCATATTGTGAAGAATATATGGTTACAAGGAAAACGCtataatataaaaaatcttgaaccTTTACGAGAATTTTGTCAATCATATCTTCCTGAAGACATAGACGCATtagaagaaatatttgaaacataA
- a CDS encoding nucleoporin GLE1 (similar to Saccharomyces cerevisiae GLE1 (YDL207W); ancestral locus Anc_8.460) — MRFSLDEISVDSSSEDDRSDHDNNDIASACSSESSLNEYSFINTGDEDDGVPQLYLPKYESVHGLRVRKNQGAAEEERLDPELMRLMGILQSKLPRAMERSIIPLTNLDSMSDNTGADATAIGVENKFQETRSQSVSKTDISKLLSAMQNCFLSKLNNLEEENKKQVECVTIIKKKDEEERRRKMKEERKRMEEEERKQRLAEEERQRLIDEQRKQEEKELRIKEAEEKKAKIAREAERRAEEERRKLQVQQKLKQEELKSNAVTNFEAIEQLFCKYKEKIATIKRDIVEPIKKADPTLRALLSRHKRKVNPKFGQLTNSNQQLEKIQFDICSLVDETRSNDLAYRWILNFIAKAMVHQAETEARVKPESGLPLGKLALNLLVKYPELEDLLLARFVKKCPFVIGFTANINTELGRQKMGWKRNSDDKWEEETSYDERMGGIMTFYALITTLPLPAQVINSREHPLPISKSWHILARICNTSVDLLTNTHFVVLGAWWDAAASVFLQAYGNQGRKLLQLVSTDLTLSVADRKYVGAARLRILFEEWQTAGIKSFPAMET; from the coding sequence ATGAGATTTTCACTCGACGAGATATCCGTTGATAGCAGCTCTGAAGACGATCGCAGTGATcatgataataatgatataGCCTCGGCCTGCTCTTCTGAATCAAGCCTAAATGAATATAGCTTCATTAATActggtgatgaagatgatggcGTGCCTCAGCTGTATCTGCCCAAGTATGAGAGCGTTCACGGTTTGCGTGTTAGGAAGAACCAAGGTGCCGCTGAGGAAGAAAGATTAGACCCTGAATTAATGCGATTGATGGGTATCTTGCAATCAAAGCTGCCTAGAGCTATGGAAAGAAGCATTATTCCCTTAACAAATCTAGACAGTATGAGTGATAATACTGGCGCTGATGCCACTGCGATCGGGGtagaaaataaatttcaagaaaccAGAAGCCAAAGCGTCTCTAAAACAGATATCAGCAAGCTGCTTTCTGCAATGCAAAACTGTTTTCTCTCTAAGCTTAATAATCtagaggaagaaaataagaagCAGGTCGAATGTGTTACaattatcaagaaaaaggatgaagaagagcgGAGACGTAAAATGAAGGAAGAACGAAAACGTatggaggaagaagaaaggaaacAACGTCTAGCTGAGGAAGAAAGGCAACGTCTGATTGATGAGCAGagaaaacaagaagaaaaggaattgagaataaaagaagcggaagaaaagaaagctaAAATTGCACGAGAAGCTGAGAGGAGGGCTGAAGAAGAGCGTAGGAAACTGCAGGTGCagcaaaaattgaagcaggaagaattgaaatcaaatgcAGTGACGAACTTCGAAGCAATTGAGCAGCTGTTTTGCAAgtacaaagaaaagatcgCCACAATCAAGAGAGATATTGTCGAACCGATCAAAAAAGCAGATCCAACTTTGAGAGCATTATTATCCAGGCACAAAAGGAAAGTCAATCCTAAATTTGGACAGTTGACCAATAGCAACCAGCAGCTggaaaaaatacaattcGATATCTGCAGTTTGGTTGACGAAACGCGAAGTAATGACCTTGCTTACCGCTGGATTCTTAATTTTATTGCTAAAGCAATGGTGCATCAGGCTGAGACGGAAGCTAGAGTGAAGCCAGAATCCGGATTACCTCTTGGGAAGCTGGCACTAAACTTGCTTGTCAAATATCCTGAACTGGAGGACTTGCTACTGGCACGTTTCGTGAAAAAGTGTCCGTTCGTCATCGGATTCACTGCAAATATCAATACAGAATTGGGACGTCAAAAAATGGGTTGGAAACGTAATTCTGATGACAAATGGGAAGAGGAGACATCTTATGATGAAAGGATGGGCGGTATAATGACATTCTACGCTCTAATTACCACGCTGCCACTACCTGCGCAGGTTATCAACTCAAGAGAGCATCCTCTTCCCATTTCTAAATCGTGGCATATTCTTGCTCGGATTTGCAATACATCTGTGGACCTACTGACAAATACACATTTCGTCGTTCTCGGGGCCTGGTGGGATGCAGCAGCCTCCGTTTTTTTGCAAGCTTACGGAAATCAAGGTCGCAAGCTTTTGCAGTTAGTATCAACGGATCTAACGTTATCAGTTGCCGATAGAAAGTACGTTGGTGCTGCCAGATTACGCAtactttttgaagaatggCAAACAGCAGGCATTAAGTCATTCCCGGCAATGGAAACATGA
- the MRPL7 gene encoding mitochondrial 54S ribosomal protein uL5m (similar to Saccharomyces cerevisiae MRPL7 (YDR237W); ancestral locus Anc_8.461), with protein sequence MQAPIILKRAFSGSSLVGKAACSLIKPVHHLVKIDKSKLSPRFEELKYAKNDIRSPGFVPVSTHPDRLREHYFNTVQPDLLLMNYSHTFKRQEGLKNRSWDGSSPYHINRAPKNPVGSKSQKPDLHPIKWHNIPEIESVVLNCYVNEAKENQLLAISAALQLQQITGCKPKTLYSKSDVPSWKVRRGHQMGAKIVLKGRPMSQFFSTLTEIVMPRIREYKGISTRSGNGFGSISFGLTSEDVRFFPEIDANQDLWPKTFGMHVNINTSSQTDSQARTLISSFQIPFSGIEKN encoded by the coding sequence ATGCAAGCACCTATAATACTGAAAAGGGCTTTTTCGGGCTCCTCACTGGTCGGTAAAGCGGCATGCTCTTTGATTAAGCCTGTGCATCATTTAGTAAAGATCGATAAATCGAAGCTTTCGCCTAGATTTgaggaattgaaatatgcCAAGAATGACATAAGGTCTCCTGGTTTTGTCCCTGTAAGCACTCATCCAGATAGGCTCCGTGAACACTATTTTAACACAGTGCAACCTGATTTGTTGTTAATGAACTACTCACATACATTCAAGCGGCAAGAGGGTCTAAAGAATAGATCTTGGGATGGCTCATCTCCGTATCACATAAATAGAGCACCCAAAAATCCGGTAGGTTCGAAGTCACAGAAGCCGGATTTGCATCCGATCAAGTGGCACAACATACcagaaattgaaagtgTTGTGCTGAATTGCTACGTGAAcgaagcaaaagaaaatcaattgCTTGCCATTTCTGCAGCATTGCAGCTGCAGCAAATTACTGGCTGTAAGCCAAAAACTTTGTACTCAAAAAGTGATGTTCCATCATGGAAAGTGAGAAGAGGTCATCAAATGGGAGCGAAAATTGTATTGAAGGGTCGTCCGATgtctcaatttttctctaCATTGACTGAGATCGTGATGCCAAGAATAAGAGAATATAAGGGTATCAGTACTAGATCTGGAAATGGTTTTGGAAGTATATCATTTGGGTTAACTTCAGAGGATGTAAGATTTTTTCCTGAGATTGACGCAAATCAAGATTTATGGCCAAAAACCTTTGGTATGCATGTAAATATCAATACTTCATCTCAAACTGATTCACAAGCTAGAACTTTGATAAGTAGTTTCCAGATTCCCTTCAGTGGCATCGAGAAGAATTAA
- the FMN1 gene encoding riboflavin kinase (similar to Saccharomyces cerevisiae FMN1 (YDR236C); ancestral locus Anc_8.459), with translation MTTRHCDAEIPDSPRPPYPLVSGYCDITCGFGRGSAELGIPTANVPIEELSVEFNNLSLGIYFGFAKVQAIDKQLSVDSRSDGTKVEFNYGRYLSKEKDDLNVLPVVLSIGKNPFYGNNFKTIELHIIHKFNKDFYGAKVKFCILGYLRPELDYTTKEALIKDINIDIYKSLSVLSKDSYKSLGSLLDD, from the coding sequence ATGACAACACGACATTGTGACGCTGAAATTCCAGATAGCCCAAGACCACCATATCCTCTTGTTTCTGGGTATTGTGACATCACCTGCGGTTTTGGTCGTGGATCCGCTGAACTTGGCATTCCAACTGCTAATGTGCCGATCGAGGAACTATCTGTAGAATTTAACAACTTGTCTCTTGGCATATATTTTGGATTTGCTAAGGTACAAGCAATCGACAAGCAACTCAGTGTCGATTCCAGATCTGACGGTACAAAAGTTGAATTCAACTATGGAAGATATCTAAGCAAGGAGAAAGACGATTTGAACGTATTGCCTGtagttctttcaattggCAAGAACCCTTTTTACGGTAACAACTTCAAAACGATAGAACTGCATATAATTCATAAGTTCAATAAAGACTTTTATGGTGCAAAGGTGAAGTTCTGCATTCTGGGATATTTAAGACCTGAACTTGATTATACAACGAAAGAAGCACTCATCAAAGATATTAATATAGACATATATAAATCCTTGAGTGTCCTTTCAAAGGATTCTTATAAATCTTTGGGATCCCTACTGGATGACTGA